One window from the genome of Acidihalobacter ferrooxydans encodes:
- a CDS encoding phage tail protein, with translation MGGSSKSQTVGYRYRMGLHLALCQGPVDAVQEIQMGDRTAWGDANRAPLSSGHGLSSLSINKPTLFGGDEREGGVVGTIDVLSGHAGQGRNDYLMSRLGGSIPAFRGVLSLVARKILFAANNPYIKPWAVRVRRFTAGWFDAPWMEWNAEVRTWDEDEGREISVGMNPAHILVQCLTDPHWGMGYPQSTIGWSFWNAAWALSSEGFGLNLIWTRQQPIESFIGQVIDHIGGILYTDPEQGTFELKLLRDDYWIDSLPQLGPDEIVRLERFERAQWGELPNELTVVYTDWQTGGDAAVTVENLAAIQLQGGVIKQRRDYPGVNYGPLAARLALRDLRALGSPLARMSLTVARDTLERAPLPGDVFLLNWPRLGVDQMVVRVTGIDTGTLGAAEWRIEAMEDVFGMSNTVLSPPPPHVEEPTIEPLPPALVLAVEVPYWELARRLSRADLAYLTDTDTYLGALAAAGGSGQLNWQLTTGASSGDLTAVEGEDYAPLLTLDVALPASEVDAIGVPVTAISQPERLAVGDYAYLVAASGAIAEAVAVLAFDAANATIDLARGVLDTTPKAHASGTRLIGVGEWLASEGAERAPGESVFAGAIPRTSTDQGDPVLAANGQPMTLTGRQALPYPPGRIRINDQTEPAVVAGDLTVAWAHRDRTQQTAYLVQQDEGDIGPELGVTYTVHIRNRNNVLVRTETALLGSAYIWTAAVAALDAGALGDRITVEISAERDGLSSWQPQVRVMDRAGYGLRWGQYWGGV, from the coding sequence ATGGGTGGCAGCAGCAAATCGCAAACCGTCGGCTACCGCTACCGGATGGGGCTGCATCTGGCCTTGTGCCAAGGGCCTGTCGATGCCGTGCAGGAAATCCAGATGGGAGACCGTACCGCGTGGGGGGATGCCAACCGTGCGCCGCTGTCCAGCGGGCATGGGCTGAGCAGCCTCTCGATCAACAAGCCCACGCTGTTTGGCGGCGACGAGCGCGAAGGCGGCGTGGTCGGCACCATCGATGTGCTTTCTGGTCATGCCGGACAAGGACGCAACGACTATCTGATGAGTCGCCTCGGCGGTTCCATTCCGGCATTTCGGGGTGTGCTGTCCTTGGTGGCACGCAAGATCCTGTTCGCGGCCAACAACCCCTACATCAAACCGTGGGCAGTGCGCGTCCGGCGCTTCACAGCGGGTTGGTTCGATGCGCCGTGGATGGAATGGAATGCCGAAGTCCGCACCTGGGATGAGGACGAAGGCCGTGAGATCAGCGTCGGTATGAACCCGGCGCACATTCTGGTGCAGTGCCTCACCGATCCGCATTGGGGTATGGGCTATCCGCAGAGCACCATCGGCTGGAGCTTCTGGAACGCGGCATGGGCTTTGTCGAGTGAGGGCTTCGGCCTCAATCTGATCTGGACACGGCAGCAGCCCATCGAGAGCTTCATCGGCCAGGTCATCGACCACATTGGCGGCATCCTCTACACCGACCCAGAACAAGGCACATTTGAGCTCAAGCTGCTGCGCGATGACTATTGGATCGACAGCCTGCCGCAGTTGGGGCCTGACGAAATCGTGCGGCTGGAACGCTTCGAGCGCGCCCAGTGGGGCGAGCTGCCCAACGAATTAACGGTGGTCTACACCGACTGGCAGACCGGCGGTGATGCTGCCGTCACGGTCGAGAACCTAGCCGCCATCCAGTTGCAAGGCGGCGTGATCAAGCAACGCCGCGACTATCCGGGCGTCAACTACGGGCCACTGGCCGCGCGGCTGGCCTTGCGTGACTTGCGCGCCTTGGGTTCGCCCCTGGCCCGGATGAGCCTGACCGTGGCACGCGACACGCTGGAACGCGCACCACTGCCCGGCGACGTGTTCCTGCTGAACTGGCCACGCTTGGGTGTGGATCAGATGGTGGTGCGCGTCACCGGCATCGACACCGGCACATTGGGCGCGGCCGAGTGGCGCATCGAAGCCATGGAAGATGTGTTCGGGATGAGCAACACCGTGCTGTCGCCCCCGCCACCGCACGTCGAGGAGCCGACCATCGAACCGTTGCCGCCCGCCTTGGTGCTGGCCGTCGAGGTGCCGTATTGGGAACTAGCCCGGCGCTTGTCGCGGGCCGATCTCGCGTACCTGACCGACACGGACACCTACCTCGGTGCGCTGGCCGCCGCCGGTGGTAGCGGGCAGTTGAATTGGCAGCTGACTACCGGCGCTTCCAGCGGCGACCTCACTGCCGTGGAGGGCGAAGACTACGCACCACTGCTGACGCTCGATGTGGCCTTGCCTGCCAGCGAGGTCGATGCCATCGGTGTGCCGGTGACGGCCATCAGCCAGCCGGAGAGACTGGCCGTGGGCGACTACGCCTATCTGGTGGCTGCCAGTGGGGCAATTGCAGAGGCCGTTGCCGTCCTGGCCTTCGATGCCGCCAACGCAACCATCGATCTCGCACGCGGCGTGCTCGACACCACACCCAAAGCACATGCCTCGGGGACTCGGCTGATCGGCGTTGGCGAATGGCTGGCGTCCGAAGGAGCCGAACGCGCCCCGGGCGAATCGGTGTTCGCGGGCGCGATTCCTCGTACTTCGACCGATCAGGGCGATCCTGTGTTGGCCGCCAATGGGCAGCCGATGACGCTGACCGGTCGGCAGGCATTGCCGTATCCCCCCGGTCGCATCCGCATCAATGACCAGACCGAGCCTGCCGTTGTGGCCGGTGATCTCACCGTCGCGTGGGCGCATCGCGACCGCACGCAGCAGACCGCCTATCTCGTGCAGCAAGACGAGGGCGATATCGGGCCGGAACTGGGCGTGACCTACACGGTGCACATTCGCAATCGCAACAACGTGCTGGTTCGTACTGAGACGGCGCTGCTTGGCTCCGCCTACATCTGGACGGCAGCAGTGGCCGCGCTGGATGCCGGTGCGCTGGGCGACCGCATCACGGTGGAGATCAGTGCCGAGCGCGATGGTTTGAGTAGCTGGCAGCCGCAGGTGCGGGTCATGGATCGCGCGGGCTACGGCCTGCGCTGGGGACAGTATTGGGGAGGTGTGTGA
- a CDS encoding glycosyltransferase family 2 protein, with the protein MEPRIDVHLLTLNEPAEWRDACTASIEGAPIQLHVLPGIPGRIGEARAAGYAQGTLPLVSFVDPDDLYEPSAFTQLADALDACPQAVMAYTDEALTDENGQDIAVRRLAYSRWQHANSASHVHGLIVMRRSAVEAVLKETTDLNNFADWLLTLLVAKRGGVLYLPIVGRHWRQHPQQSHRTGDPEAVRRIRHASILWR; encoded by the coding sequence ATGGAGCCGCGCATCGATGTTCATCTGCTCACCCTGAACGAGCCTGCCGAATGGCGGGATGCCTGCACCGCCAGCATCGAAGGCGCACCGATCCAGTTGCATGTCTTGCCCGGCATTCCGGGCCGTATTGGTGAGGCACGTGCCGCTGGCTATGCGCAGGGCACATTGCCCCTGGTGTCCTTCGTCGATCCCGACGATTTGTACGAACCCAGTGCCTTCACACAACTGGCCGACGCGCTGGATGCCTGCCCGCAAGCCGTGATGGCCTACACCGACGAAGCGCTGACTGACGAAAACGGCCAGGACATCGCGGTACGGCGTCTGGCCTACAGCCGTTGGCAGCACGCGAACAGCGCCAGCCATGTGCATGGCCTGATCGTGATGCGTCGATCCGCCGTCGAAGCCGTGCTCAAGGAAACCACCGACCTCAACAACTTCGCCGACTGGCTGCTGACCCTGCTCGTAGCCAAGCGCGGCGGCGTGTTGTACCTGCCCATCGTCGGGCGTCATTGGCGACAACACCCGCAGCAAAGCCATCGCACCGGCGATCCGGAAGCAGTCCGGCGCATTCGCCACGCATCGATTCTCTGGAGATAA
- a CDS encoding DUF2793 domain-containing protein — protein sequence MSSTDPNLGLNYGWTLGESGWDTGMDANLKRLGAVVGLSVKDRDLTSPPASPANGDRYIVPAAATGVWAGKTNQIAARIADAWEYHSPKIGWLCYIEDEAKLSAYKSTGWSAGIVI from the coding sequence ATGTCATCGACCGATCCGAACCTTGGACTCAACTACGGCTGGACGCTCGGCGAGAGCGGCTGGGACACCGGCATGGATGCCAACCTCAAGCGCCTCGGCGCGGTGGTCGGCCTGTCCGTGAAAGACCGCGACCTGACCTCACCACCAGCCAGCCCCGCCAACGGCGACCGCTACATCGTGCCCGCCGCCGCCACCGGCGTGTGGGCAGGCAAAACCAATCAGATCGCGGCGCGCATTGCCGATGCCTGGGAGTACCACTCGCCCAAGATCGGCTGGCTTTGCTACATCGAGGACGAGGCCAAGCTCTCGGCCTACAAGTCCACCGGCTGGAGCGCAGGCATCGTGATCTGA
- a CDS encoding phage tail protein: MASNRAQILISAVDQTKTAFDSIKRGLGGLTDTAKSVNGVLANLGVAVSVAGLTAMVKSAIDTGDALNKLSQRVGITVESLSTLIPTAELSGLSTEKFETGLKKLATTMFEAATGFDESAQLFAALGIGFKNQDGTLRATDQVLLDLADRFKAMPDGAEKSALAVQIFGKAGAEMIPFLNQGRDGVEALASEVATLGVQMGADTAAQAEVFNDSLDKLHMATTSIGNQIIASLLPALNDMAGGMVESAKQGGTLRTILDGVVLALKTLALGAATVGKAFVALGEAIGAGVAAAVEALKGNTDGAKAIIADLKGNLVKRLDELASFRDSLFDPKPIEVKAPKILADPELLQRLTKPKAVKPAQDKTGAQTTLMKAQLDAEFALLKDGLSRQQTALDAALEDRLVSVRDYHTQKTAIEQREVDAEIARKQQELARSQQVAATGKSENDRLRAKAEVAKAEADLITLNNRRTDIEKANARKAAQAERELADALAQAREELTQITGTATDADRQAAIERSYRDLRARLAAESDTDGVSLVDRLINVKAAQANLAALGAQWRQVTERLRNAQEAIQTQQQAGLLTEAQARQQIVALQQQSATEMERLLPTMQQAAQAIGPDAVIRVQAWRNELDRTKLTVDEMAPLWNRIGESFGGALNGMITGAQTWRSALASIFQQVADAFLQQIVIQPFQQWIAMQARMLALKLGFIQQEQTVDAAASAAKVAQKTTETTAVVSMDAAKAGAGAAASQASIPYVGPALAVAAMVAMVAAVMALLGGIKKFAGGGLVPGPGSATSDSIPARLSAGEYVVRAAAVRQVGVAFLDSLNGLSAGPRFTGGELSFAAGGLVPEVKVPPAQPQVNQAVRIVNAVDPGVTHDHLQSPAGEKVIVNIIGRNARAIRAVLQG; the protein is encoded by the coding sequence ATGGCAAGCAATCGTGCCCAAATTCTGATCAGTGCCGTCGACCAGACCAAGACCGCTTTCGACTCGATCAAGCGGGGCCTGGGCGGACTCACCGATACGGCCAAGAGCGTCAATGGCGTGCTGGCCAACCTTGGTGTGGCTGTTTCCGTGGCCGGTCTGACCGCGATGGTGAAATCGGCCATCGACACGGGCGACGCGCTGAATAAGCTGTCTCAGCGTGTCGGTATCACCGTCGAGTCTCTATCAACGCTGATTCCTACGGCGGAGCTCTCTGGCCTCTCGACGGAGAAATTCGAAACCGGACTCAAGAAACTCGCCACAACGATGTTTGAAGCGGCAACAGGGTTCGACGAGTCGGCTCAACTTTTTGCGGCACTCGGGATCGGGTTCAAGAATCAGGACGGCACGCTACGCGCCACCGATCAAGTGTTGTTGGACCTGGCTGACCGATTCAAGGCGATGCCAGACGGTGCAGAGAAATCTGCCTTGGCAGTGCAAATTTTCGGCAAGGCCGGTGCAGAGATGATCCCCTTCCTGAATCAGGGAAGGGATGGCGTCGAAGCACTCGCAAGCGAAGTAGCCACTTTGGGTGTGCAGATGGGAGCAGATACCGCCGCGCAAGCAGAGGTATTCAACGACTCCCTCGACAAACTGCATATGGCCACCACCAGCATCGGCAACCAGATCATTGCGTCCTTGCTGCCCGCCCTGAACGATATGGCCGGAGGCATGGTCGAGTCGGCCAAGCAAGGCGGCACGCTGCGCACGATCCTGGATGGCGTGGTGCTGGCGCTCAAGACCTTGGCGCTCGGTGCCGCCACCGTTGGCAAGGCCTTCGTCGCCTTGGGCGAGGCCATTGGCGCCGGTGTCGCGGCGGCGGTCGAGGCACTCAAGGGCAACACCGATGGGGCCAAGGCCATCATTGCCGACCTCAAGGGCAATCTGGTCAAACGGCTGGATGAACTGGCGTCCTTCCGTGACAGCCTGTTCGATCCCAAGCCCATCGAGGTCAAGGCGCCCAAGATCCTGGCCGATCCGGAACTGCTGCAGCGACTGACCAAGCCCAAAGCCGTCAAGCCAGCGCAGGACAAGACCGGCGCGCAGACCACGCTGATGAAAGCGCAGCTGGACGCCGAGTTCGCCTTGCTCAAGGACGGGCTGTCCCGGCAACAAACCGCGCTGGATGCCGCGCTCGAAGACCGTCTGGTTTCGGTGCGCGACTACCACACGCAGAAAACGGCCATCGAGCAGCGCGAGGTTGATGCCGAGATCGCGCGCAAGCAGCAGGAGCTGGCCCGCAGTCAGCAAGTCGCCGCCACGGGAAAATCAGAAAACGACCGCCTGCGCGCCAAGGCCGAAGTGGCCAAGGCGGAAGCCGACCTGATCACGCTCAACAACCGGCGCACGGACATTGAGAAGGCCAATGCGCGCAAGGCAGCGCAAGCCGAGCGTGAGCTGGCCGATGCCTTGGCGCAGGCGCGTGAGGAACTGACCCAGATCACCGGCACGGCTACCGATGCTGACCGACAAGCCGCCATCGAACGCAGCTACCGCGATCTGCGGGCACGACTGGCGGCAGAAAGCGATACCGACGGTGTGTCGCTCGTCGACCGGCTGATCAACGTGAAGGCTGCACAGGCCAATCTGGCGGCGCTCGGAGCCCAATGGCGGCAGGTCACCGAGCGTCTGCGCAATGCGCAGGAGGCCATTCAGACCCAGCAGCAGGCCGGGTTGCTCACCGAAGCACAGGCTCGTCAGCAGATCGTGGCCCTGCAACAGCAATCGGCCACCGAGATGGAGCGCTTGTTGCCGACCATGCAGCAAGCCGCGCAGGCCATCGGGCCGGATGCGGTGATTCGCGTGCAGGCGTGGCGCAACGAGCTGGATCGCACCAAGCTCACCGTCGATGAAATGGCCCCGCTGTGGAATCGCATCGGCGAGAGCTTTGGTGGTGCGCTCAACGGGATGATCACCGGCGCGCAGACCTGGCGCAGTGCCTTGGCGAGCATCTTTCAGCAGGTGGCCGATGCCTTCCTGCAGCAGATCGTGATCCAGCCGTTTCAGCAGTGGATCGCCATGCAGGCTCGAATGTTGGCGCTCAAGCTCGGTTTCATCCAGCAGGAGCAGACCGTCGATGCGGCGGCCAGCGCCGCCAAGGTCGCCCAAAAGACCACCGAAACCACCGCCGTGGTGTCGATGGATGCAGCCAAGGCAGGAGCCGGTGCAGCGGCGTCGCAGGCTTCCATTCCCTACGTTGGCCCGGCACTCGCGGTGGCCGCGATGGTAGCCATGGTCGCCGCTGTGATGGCGCTCTTGGGTGGCATCAAGAAGTTTGCGGGAGGTGGCCTGGTCCCCGGGCCGGGCAGCGCCACCTCGGATTCGATCCCGGCGCGTCTGTCCGCAGGCGAGTACGTAGTGCGGGCGGCTGCCGTCCGCCAAGTCGGCGTGGCCTTCCTCGACTCGCTCAACGGCTTGTCGGCAGGCCCGCGTTTCACAGGTGGTGAGCTGTCCTTCGCTGCAGGAGGTCTGGTGCCGGAAGTGAAAGTGCCGCCCGCGCAGCCGCAGGTGAATCAGGCGGTGCGCATCGTCAATGCGGTCGATCCGGGCGTGACCCACGACCATCTGCAGTCGCCTGCCGGAGAGAAAGTCATCGTCAACATCATCGGGCGCAATGCACGGGCTATCCGTGCGGTGCTGCAAGGCTGA
- a CDS encoding DUF2163 domain-containing protein produces MRVIVPTSSGCHTGAAPLLEVELYAFASNSAQFHLTPHEFDVDLDGNLYKSVALERNELALGAEAAKTALDLKLPLNCDLVRHLLANSLTGDTTSITLRIGRRDTWGDYWWISSTRWMGRVLSVEVADDVARVRCESAQVSLKRIGLRWLYSRKCSHVLYSAACGASPISASALVSNSNGRNVDLDGGTPGSVSGGLAGGWLQTPAGARHMIVNDYGGGVELLYPVAIDVGTEVLLTVGCDHSTATCESRFGNLDNYGGFPAIPSKNPFSTGVF; encoded by the coding sequence ATGCGGGTCATCGTTCCAACGTCATCCGGTTGCCATACCGGCGCAGCGCCATTGCTCGAAGTCGAGCTCTACGCCTTCGCCAGCAACAGCGCGCAGTTCCATCTGACGCCGCATGAATTCGACGTCGATCTCGACGGCAATCTGTACAAAAGTGTGGCCCTCGAGCGCAACGAACTGGCGCTGGGTGCCGAAGCCGCAAAAACGGCGCTGGATCTGAAGCTGCCGCTGAATTGTGATCTGGTGCGCCATCTGCTCGCCAACTCCCTGACCGGCGACACCACCTCGATCACCCTGCGCATCGGACGGCGCGACACCTGGGGCGACTACTGGTGGATCTCCAGCACGCGCTGGATGGGCCGGGTGCTGAGCGTCGAAGTTGCTGACGATGTCGCTCGCGTTCGCTGCGAGTCGGCGCAAGTCAGTCTCAAGCGTATCGGGTTGCGGTGGCTCTACAGCCGCAAGTGTTCCCACGTGCTGTATTCGGCTGCCTGTGGTGCCTCACCGATTTCTGCCAGCGCCTTGGTGAGCAACAGCAATGGCCGCAACGTCGATCTCGACGGTGGCACGCCCGGCAGCGTCAGTGGTGGCTTGGCCGGTGGCTGGCTGCAAACCCCGGCAGGCGCCCGTCACATGATCGTCAATGACTACGGTGGCGGCGTTGAGTTGCTCTATCCGGTCGCCATAGACGTCGGCACAGAGGTACTGCTGACGGTCGGCTGCGATCACAGCACGGCCACGTGCGAGTCGCGCTTCGGCAACCTCGACAACTACGGCGGCTTTCCCGCCATCCCGAGCAAAAACCCGTTTTCGACGGGCGTGTTCTGA
- a CDS encoding DUF6127 family protein, with product MTEPEQQQPALVENMLLLRREDFDELLDRAAERGAERCLAHLGLENGSAAKDIRELRDLLEAWRDARRTAWQTIIKVVTTALLAALFFGIIVKLELLGGSPK from the coding sequence ATGACCGAACCCGAACAACAACAGCCTGCGCTCGTCGAGAACATGCTCCTCTTACGCCGCGAGGACTTCGACGAACTGCTCGACCGCGCCGCTGAACGCGGAGCCGAGCGTTGTCTTGCCCATCTCGGGCTGGAGAACGGCAGTGCCGCGAAGGACATCCGCGAACTACGCGACCTGCTGGAAGCCTGGCGCGATGCCCGCCGCACTGCGTGGCAGACCATCATCAAAGTCGTGACCACGGCACTACTGGCCGCTCTCTTCTTCGGGATTATCGTCAAACTTGAGCTCCTGGGAGGGTCACCGAAATGA
- a CDS encoding DUF6441 family protein, whose product MRLSLTTTGLLDPRQLAAWSTERRRAIHTAVAKGMQSGGREVRDAARSEMRRAFTVKRNSFISSMGVKVFDKKPELLPALLVGSKIPWLGLHEKGGTVSGNLLIPLLPGRIGPKRFKAVIDGLMRSGNAFFIEKNGRVLLMAENIKENASQLNRFKRAERARTGAKQIKRGQEIPIAVLVKRVDLKRRLNLAGGVQRALPALARAIQQELDKV is encoded by the coding sequence GTGCGCCTCTCACTCACCACCACCGGCTTGCTGGACCCGCGCCAGTTGGCGGCGTGGAGCACCGAGCGGCGTCGCGCCATCCACACCGCCGTCGCCAAGGGCATGCAATCGGGCGGGCGTGAAGTGCGTGACGCGGCGCGATCCGAGATGCGCAGGGCCTTCACCGTCAAGCGCAACAGCTTCATCTCCTCGATGGGCGTGAAGGTGTTCGACAAGAAGCCCGAACTGCTGCCCGCCTTGCTGGTGGGCAGCAAGATCCCGTGGCTAGGTCTGCACGAAAAAGGCGGCACGGTCAGCGGCAATCTTCTGATCCCGCTGCTGCCCGGACGCATCGGCCCCAAGCGTTTCAAGGCGGTCATCGATGGCCTGATGCGCTCGGGCAATGCCTTCTTCATCGAGAAGAACGGTCGCGTGCTGCTGATGGCCGAGAACATCAAAGAGAACGCATCGCAACTCAACCGCTTCAAGCGTGCCGAGCGTGCTCGCACCGGGGCCAAGCAGATCAAGCGCGGTCAGGAAATTCCCATCGCTGTGCTGGTCAAGCGCGTCGATCTCAAACGGCGGCTGAATCTGGCCGGTGGCGTGCAGCGCGCGCTGCCTGCCTTGGCGCGGGCGATACAACAAGAACTGGACAAAGTCTGA